ACCCCAGGAAGCTCCTCCCCCAGGTCCCACCTTATCCTCTTCTTTCAATGCCTGCAAGGTTAAGAGCCATAGTCTGTATGGGTTGGCTCACCCCCTCTAAGAAAACATTAGAGCTAGTAATagctcttctttctctaccaGTTGCAGGATTGCagcagaaaactgagacatagaatgaaatgaaactatactttagaaaacaatttcttatgCAATCTGAAAGAAGTTTATTGAAAATTCAACAGActgagaagacagaaaagatcAAAGTAATGAAGAATTCATGAGAACTGTAAGATAAAGTGCTGACGTTCTGTAGATGTCCAAAGGAATAACATCCAGTTCATTCAGCTTGATGTAAAGTTGGTCCAACATATTAATCTTCCAGGCTTGCAGGCTCTTCCTACAGTGAACTGGTACTAAGTCAAGAGAGCAGCAATATCAGAGATGATGAGCAGATGCAGACTCAGTAAGTCTCAGCTGTTTAAGCCAATCAGTAGAGTCCAAATGGCCAAGACCTTCTGTAGCCATATGGTCCACAACCACAGTATCCGTAGCCAAGGCCGTAGCCCACTGGTGAATAGGTGCTGCCATAGCCACAGCCAACACTGTAGCCCAAGGGGTAGCCATAACTGCCCCAGTAGCAACCTGGATTGACGGTGCCAGGGAAAACGCTGTACATTTTGTCAAGAGTTGAAGGTTCAGTTAAGTGGCAAACTTGCTTGGATGTGATGAATTTCCTCGGTCATAGGACTTCTTTATATATGCTCACTAAGGGGTGTGGCAATAACGTAAGTCCTTTATTAACATTCTTTATAGCAATCTGAATGAAAAGAGATCATTAACTTGCTGTGCTTTTATGTCAAGATGGCATAATTGTTAAGGAAGTTTTCATGCATTTACCACAGAAAATAAATCTCGTGAACACATTGTTTTCTCTCACTGGAAAATGCTTACAGTATGTTCAAAGTACTTGGTCACAGAGACCCTCCATAATGGGTCTTTACAGGCCCCCAAAGTACTCTGTGATTATTCTTACCTTCTAATTAGGCACTACTATTCCCCCTTGCCATTCCAAAGCAGGCAAAAAGCACTCTGCAGCCAAggatttattctttctttaattttgatTTATTTGAAAGAATCCTTATTTACTTAACATGAGATTCTTGGTTCTTTAGCACCATAGCTCATACAACTGAAGCAACATACAActgtgaattttttgtttttctttgtgcctcagttgtATTAACTGTGGTGCTAAAGAACTGAGAATTAGATTCCTACTGATGAGCCCCTTAGGACATTATGTCATgtttcagataaggaaaatgacttattcaagtaGGACAGGTAACTCCATGGCCTCTGACAAAATCTAGTCCTTGCTTGACTATACTATGTTGCAGAAACTTTGTGAATACAAACGACAGTGAAGGGAAGTGAACATGCGATCTTTTCTTTGACGTGGTCTTCTGTTGGTAATGAGATGTAGAAAGGTGAGAAGCACAAGGGATGACATAGTTTGAAAACACTTGCCTTATCTAGACCCATGGAGAATTTCTTTTCAGTGACTACTTTTCATGTACACTCAGTAAGGATGAAACATATCCCATTGGTTTTGGAGGAAAAATACAGAGCTTAAACCTGTGTAAGAGCACATATTCATTCATTATGAGGGTCCTCAAAGTGCCATTGTACCAGAAGTTCCATTAGTTTCTAATGGGGGAACAAGAACAGAATCATCCTAAAGTCTGTGATTGCTTATACAGGAGAATTATTCACTTTTATCTTTTGATAAACATTTCTGGAATAGATGACAACTGTGCAAGCCCCAACGTATGATGCACAAAatgtcatttctatttgaatttttcaATAATTTGCATATGATATTTCACTACTCTTGACTAGTGGTATGTGGTAAATTATCACTGATGCTAAATTAAGACTTACTTCCAAATCGATCTTGCCTAAATAAATGGGAGTATGCTCCAGCATAAATTCTAGTGTCACCTCTGCTACTAACTAGTTGTgttaccttgggtaaatcatttagctCCCCTGGTAtaattttcttcatctaaaaaatggaGAATATACACTGGATTTCTaagacctttttcttttttaaaattcaaaatttctGTAGTTCTACTCTCACTTCTATTGATCAGCTCATACTTATAATTCAACTCTCTTTTGCCAAAATTTAATCAATTAAATGTAACTCTGGAAGTATTCTGTATAATTATTTTGGCCTCATTCATTCTTGCTGACATTCTATCCACAATTAGGATTAACTTAAAATAGTTAGTGTTATCCTTTCTGACAAAATAAGAGAGAGGTGATAgggcatggtagatagagagctgatctTAGAGTTgggaacagaggttaagtgacttgctcactgtcacacagctagtaagtgtctgaagcaggattttaactcaggtattcctgattctagGATCAATCCTTCATCTACTGGGTTACTAGCTACTTCTGGAAGgaatttgggaagacttgagttcaaggtTCACCTTCAACACATGCtgaatgaccctgagcaagtcacattcTCTCTGTGGCCTAGGAAACTCTCTTACGGTGTAGAGAAGGTATTGTCTATATCAAGCCaatgaaggagagggagagggagaaatgattTGGGAATAGCTATAGTAAAACCCATTTTTCATCTGATAAACACATTTTTTTACAGACCTCAGCTGAATCTCTAGGCTCACTGAGTTATGAGTTACATAGCCAAAAATAAATGACAACTTCCTTCACTCTTGACATTTTTGTGGCTGAGCTACTTTTCAATTTCTCTGTGGTTACACCGATAAACATGACTCTACCATTTGATGTGGAACATGTGAGGTATTCTTAtgaaacatttttacattttttttctgctttgctgTATTATGAGCTTACTAGGTACTGTGTAAAGCACCTCAAATAAATAGCTATCGGGTGTTTTACAATATAATTTATAGGAAGAAATATTTGCTTTAATGCACTCTATCAATGGTAAGTTATGAGAAGTGCTGa
This Trichosurus vulpecula isolate mTriVul1 chromosome 2, mTriVul1.pri, whole genome shotgun sequence DNA region includes the following protein-coding sequences:
- the LOC118835830 gene encoding keratin-associated protein 8-1; the protein is MYSVFPGTVNPGCYWGSYGYPLGYSVGCGYGSTYSPVGYGLGYGYCGCGPYGYRRSWPFGLY